The following proteins are co-located in the Microcystis wesenbergii NRERC-220 genome:
- a CDS encoding type II toxin-antitoxin system VapC family toxin: MIYLDTHIVVWLDAGLTAKLSDCAKHLINENELYISPIVRLGLQYLYEIGRITEKSDDIVLELVSCLDLKVCKKDFNLIINQSVIINWTRDPFERLIVSNASVDNHILLTKDYHILNHYENAVWD; this comes from the coding sequence TTGATTTACCTTGATACTCATATTGTTGTCTGGCTTGATGCAGGACTAACTGCTAAATTAAGCGATTGCGCCAAACATCTAATTAACGAGAATGAACTCTATATTTCGCCGATAGTAAGGCTAGGGTTACAATATTTATACGAAATTGGGCGAATTACTGAAAAATCAGACGACATTGTTCTAGAATTAGTAAGTTGCCTTGATTTAAAGGTATGTAAAAAAGATTTTAATTTAATTATTAATCAGTCTGTCATTATTAACTGGACTCGTGATCCCTTTGAGCGCTTAATTGTTAGTAACGCTTCAGTAGATAACCATATTTTGCTAACCAAAGATTATCACATTTTAAATCATTATGAAAATGCCGTATGGGATTAA
- a CDS encoding DUF29 domain-containing protein, giving the protein MIHAGQSLSSIYEEDYQQWLDETVLLLKNRQVDSLDYEHLIEELEALGREQKNAVESLVIQIIQHLLFYQYWSSEREYNERHWRGELIGFRTQLELRLTTNLRNHLSNRLDYLYGKARKMAEVKTDLKFPSASPYTLADILDEDWLPEIR; this is encoded by the coding sequence ATGATTCATGCCGGACAAAGTTTATCATCTATCTATGAAGAAGATTATCAGCAATGGCTAGATGAGACAGTTTTATTGTTAAAAAATCGTCAAGTTGATAGTTTAGATTATGAGCATTTGATTGAGGAGTTAGAAGCTTTGGGAAGGGAACAAAAAAATGCCGTTGAGAGTTTAGTAATTCAAATCATACAACATCTTTTATTCTATCAGTATTGGTCAAGCGAACGAGAATATAACGAGCGACATTGGCGAGGTGAATTAATTGGTTTTCGGACTCAATTAGAATTAAGATTAACGACCAATCTCAGAAACCATTTATCTAATCGTCTCGATTATCTTTATGGTAAAGCCAGAAAAATGGCAGAGGTGAAAACGGATTTAAAATTCCCCTCGGCAAGTCCTTATACTTTAGCTGATATTTTAGACGAAGATTGGCTTCCTGAAATTAGGTAA
- a CDS encoding type II toxin-antitoxin system Phd/YefM family antitoxin: MKSVTSSKLQNNLDQLLDEILNTGKPLEIERNGKRLIISPVETVDKLQKLIYRPQAIIGDPDDLVQISWEQETNLDLP, translated from the coding sequence ATGAAAAGCGTCACCTCAAGTAAATTACAAAATAACCTAGACCAACTGCTCGATGAAATCCTCAACACAGGAAAACCCCTAGAAATTGAGCGCAACGGCAAACGATTAATCATTAGTCCCGTTGAAACCGTAGATAAATTACAAAAATTAATTTATCGTCCTCAAGCCATTATTGGCGATCCCGATGATCTTGTACAAATCAGTTGGGAACAGGAGACAAACCTTGATTTACCTTGA
- the psbA gene encoding photosystem II q(b) protein, protein MTTTLQQRESASLWEQFCQWITSTNNRLYIGWFGVIMIPTLLTATTCFIIAFIAAPPVDIDGIREPVAGSLLYGNNIISGAVVPSSNAIGLHFYPIWEAASLDEWLYNGGPYQLVIFHFLLGVFCYLGRQWELSFRLGMRPWICVAYSAPVSAATAVFLIYPIGQGSFSDGMPLGISGTFNFMFVFQAEHNILMHPFHMLGVAGVFGGSLFSAMHGSLVTSSLVRETTEIESQNYGYKFGQEEETYNIVAAHGYFGRLIFQYASFNNSRSLHFFLGAWPVIGIWFTAMGVSTMAFNLNGFNFNQSILDSQGRVIGTWADVLNRAGIGMEVMHERNAHNFPLDLASGEQAPVALIAPAING, encoded by the coding sequence ATGACCACCACTCTACAACAGCGCGAGAGCGCTTCCCTGTGGGAGCAGTTCTGTCAGTGGATCACCAGCACCAACAACCGTCTCTATATCGGTTGGTTCGGTGTGATCATGATCCCCACCCTGCTCACCGCCACCACCTGCTTCATCATCGCCTTTATCGCCGCTCCTCCCGTAGATATCGACGGTATTCGCGAGCCTGTAGCTGGTTCTCTACTCTACGGAAACAACATCATCTCTGGTGCTGTTGTTCCCTCTTCCAACGCGATTGGACTCCACTTCTACCCCATCTGGGAAGCTGCTTCCTTAGATGAGTGGTTATACAACGGTGGTCCCTACCAGTTAGTCATTTTCCACTTCTTACTAGGTGTCTTCTGCTACCTCGGTCGTCAGTGGGAACTGTCTTTCCGTTTAGGAATGCGTCCTTGGATTTGTGTTGCCTACTCCGCACCTGTATCCGCCGCTACTGCTGTATTCTTAATCTATCCCATCGGACAAGGTTCTTTCTCCGACGGTATGCCTTTAGGAATCTCTGGAACCTTCAACTTTATGTTCGTGTTCCAAGCAGAACATAACATTCTGATGCACCCCTTCCATATGTTAGGTGTTGCTGGTGTGTTCGGCGGTTCCTTGTTCTCCGCGATGCACGGTTCGCTAGTAACTTCTTCTTTAGTGCGTGAAACCACTGAAATCGAATCTCAGAACTACGGTTACAAATTCGGTCAAGAAGAAGAAACCTACAATATCGTTGCCGCTCACGGTTACTTCGGACGTTTAATCTTCCAATACGCTTCTTTCAATAATAGCCGTTCTCTGCACTTCTTCTTAGGTGCATGGCCGGTAATCGGTATCTGGTTTACCGCAATGGGTGTTAGCACCATGGCGTTCAACCTCAATGGTTTTAACTTCAACCAGTCGATTCTCGATTCTCAAGGTCGTGTAATTGGTACTTGGGCCGATGTGTTAAACCGCGCTGGTATCGGTATGGAAGTAATGCACGAGCGCAATGCTCACAACTTCCCCTTAGACTTGGCTAGTGGTGAACAGGCTCCTGTGGCTCTGATTGCTCCCGCTATTAATGGTTAA
- a CDS encoding helix-turn-helix domain-containing protein: MAAPYSDDLRQKAVSAVERGEKKSHVCRTLNISRNTLDIWLKRKKQTGTVAAKTNYRRGPKPKIDDLEAFQKLAEQYGHLTQEKMAQKWANPVSRMRIGQALKRIGFTRKKKLMATEKEMKKPEKSFSKKSEVMPRKDLSILMKLE, from the coding sequence ATGGCAGCACCCTATAGTGATGATTTAAGACAGAAAGCAGTGAGTGCCGTAGAGCGAGGGGAGAAAAAAAGCCATGTCTGTCGCACCCTCAATATTAGTCGTAATACATTAGACATCTGGCTGAAACGGAAGAAACAAACTGGGACGGTGGCCGCTAAAACTAACTATCGTCGAGGGCCGAAGCCCAAAATTGACGATTTAGAAGCCTTTCAAAAGTTGGCCGAACAATATGGGCATTTGACCCAAGAAAAAATGGCGCAAAAATGGGCTAACCCAGTCAGTAGGATGAGAATTGGTCAAGCGCTCAAAAGAATTGGATTTACTAGAAAAAAAAAACTTATGGCTACAGAGAAAGAGATGAAGAAGCCCGAAAAGAGTTTCTCCAAAAAATCAGAGGTTATGCCCCGGAAAGATTTGTCTATATTGATGAAGCTGGAATAG
- a CDS encoding ribbon-helix-helix domain-containing protein, with product MKLTLKPEHQKLIEAKLNTGHYANPDEIIAEALQLLSKRDQYQQWVEDIGQKIDIAAEQLDRSEGIDGETAIAQLKVRLQKNCEA from the coding sequence ATGAAATTAACCTTAAAACCTGAACACCAAAAACTGATCGAAGCCAAACTCAATACAGGGCATTATGCCAATCCAGACGAAATCATTGCCGAAGCCTTACAGTTACTCAGTAAACGCGATCAGTATCAACAATGGGTGGAAGACATTGGCCAAAAAATTGATATTGCTGCCGAACAATTAGATCGAAGCGAAGGGATTGATGGAGAAACCGCGATCGCTCAACTCAAAGTAAGACTTCAAAAAAACTGTGAAGCTTAA
- a CDS encoding type II toxin-antitoxin system RelE/ParE family toxin → MNQYIISTEAIRDMEQILDYLANTNISTGEKFLEEFSKKCRYLSQFPLMGRSYREIRPYLRGLPMKNYIIFYPLTEQGLEIMPFIKGERDLEAFFFENP, encoded by the coding sequence ATGAATCAATACATCATTTCAACCGAAGCCATTCGAGATATGGAACAAATTCTTGATTATTTGGCTAATACTAACATTAGTACGGGTGAGAAATTCCTAGAAGAGTTTAGCAAAAAATGTCGTTATCTTAGCCAATTTCCTCTAATGGGGCGCAGTTATCGAGAGATTCGTCCCTATTTGCGTGGCTTACCGATGAAAAACTACATTATTTTCTATCCCTTAACTGAGCAAGGGCTAGAAATCATGCCTTTTATCAAAGGAGAGCGAGATTTAGAAGCTTTTTTCTTTGAAAACCCCTAA
- a CDS encoding type II toxin-antitoxin system VapC family toxin, translated as MKVIFADTFYWIALINPRDNWHTIALDYAQKYADDYLITTDGIIDEKLNYFATKGAIMRRKALATYLQICQESNMEIISYTPQLRQAGFQLFDERPDKGYSLTDCISMIVMKQRGIIEVLTHDQHFTQENLRILFQDSNFNNLT; from the coding sequence ATGAAAGTCATTTTTGCTGATACCTTTTATTGGATTGCCTTGATTAATCCCAGAGATAACTGGCACACTATTGCCTTAGATTATGCCCAAAAATATGCAGATGATTACCTAATAACTACCGATGGCATCATAGATGAAAAACTGAATTATTTTGCAACTAAAGGTGCTATTATGCGTCGAAAAGCTCTTGCTACCTACCTTCAAATTTGCCAAGAGTCGAATATGGAAATTATTTCTTACACGCCTCAACTAAGACAAGCTGGATTTCAACTATTCGATGAACGTCCTGATAAAGGCTATAGCCTCACAGATTGCATCTCTATGATTGTAATGAAACAAAGAGGCATTATAGAAGTCTTAACCCATGACCAACACTTTACCCAAGAAAACTTGCGGATTTTGTTCCAAGATTCTAATTTTAATAATCTTACTTAG
- a CDS encoding PEP-CTERM sorting domain-containing protein (PEP-CTERM proteins occur, often in large numbers, in the proteomes of bacteria that also encode an exosortase, a predicted intramembrane cysteine proteinase. The presence of a PEP-CTERM domain at a protein's C-terminus predicts cleavage within the sorting domain, followed by covalent anchoring to some some component of the (usually Gram-negative) cell surface. Many PEP-CTERM proteins exhibit an unusual sequence composition that includes large numbers of potential glycosylation sites. Expression of one such protein has been shown restore the ability of a bacterium to form floc, a type of biofilm.) — MNKILANCISLGIGLGAIGVAFQAQAASFQGLGDLPGGIFGSAAYGVSADGSVVVGRSETANGTDLNSEAFRWTQATGMVGLGYLPAPPCLPGGEIPICPKQIKYSSASGVSADGSVVVGSGSLYSAGDTAFRWTQAGGMVVLEDLPGTRPGDVPSVKVSADGSVVVSGGYRWTQATGAVGLGSLLVGDYSKANGVSADGSVVVGKSGDEAFRWTQGTGMVGLGYLPGVNGFLGFSEANGVSADGSVVVGYSNGGNGFNGNLIEAFRWTQAGGMVGLGVLSGGIASYANGVSADGSVVVGYSRTGPFTGAEAFIWNSTQGMRSLQQVLTNDYGLDLTGWFLNEANAISADGLTVVGFGTNPDGLTEAWIARLDGKPVPPGTTPTNPLLPTPNPSNPDGFTFPGVPVGDNGFGTTNPIFFDPIVSVGYDYSVTGGPLFASVLIPNALPQGDSNFTLELPGFGNYSLVAGTTFNLLGVNPLGFSDFRISDIDPAEMLDPTNPTAFVTGLTFTAAGTVTVTQNPIIQNTGGVSVPEPSNLLGLGLLGFGAFLTGKLNKKQAKKDS; from the coding sequence ATGAACAAGATACTAGCTAATTGTATCAGCTTAGGGATCGGATTGGGTGCGATCGGGGTGGCTTTCCAGGCACAAGCCGCCTCTTTTCAGGGGTTAGGAGACTTACCTGGTGGTATTTTCGGGAGCGCAGCCTATGGAGTATCAGCTGATGGGTCTGTTGTGGTTGGTAGAAGTGAAACTGCTAATGGTACTGATCTTAATAGTGAGGCATTCCGTTGGACACAAGCAACGGGGATGGTCGGACTAGGGTACTTACCAGCGCCACCTTGTCTGCCAGGGGGGGAGATTCCAATTTGCCCAAAGCAGATAAAATATAGCAGTGCTTCAGGAGTATCAGCTGATGGGTCTGTTGTGGTTGGTTCAGGCTCTCTTTATAGCGCTGGTGATACGGCATTCCGTTGGACACAAGCAGGGGGAATGGTCGTACTAGAGGACTTACCTGGTACCAGACCTGGCGATGTCCCCAGTGTAAAAGTATCAGCCGATGGGTCTGTTGTAGTTAGTGGGGGATACCGTTGGACACAAGCAACGGGGGCGGTCGGACTGGGGTCCTTACTAGTAGGAGACTATAGCAAGGCTAATGGAGTATCAGCCGATGGGTCTGTTGTAGTTGGTAAAAGTGGTGACGAGGCATTCCGTTGGACACAAGGGACAGGTATGGTAGGACTAGGGTACTTACCGGGGGTTAATGGTTTCCTTGGCTTTAGCGAGGCTAATGGAGTATCAGCCGATGGGTCTGTTGTTGTTGGTTACAGCAATGGTGGTAATGGTTTTAATGGTAATCTTATTGAGGCATTCCGTTGGACACAAGCAGGGGGAATGGTCGGACTAGGGGTACTATCTGGAGGTATAGCTAGCTATGCTAATGGAGTATCAGCCGATGGGTCTGTCGTGGTTGGTTACAGCAGGACAGGCCCTTTTACCGGCGCAGAGGCATTTATCTGGAATAGCACCCAAGGGATGCGGAGCTTACAACAGGTTTTAACTAATGATTATGGTTTAGATTTAACCGGTTGGTTTTTGAACGAAGCTAACGCAATTTCTGCTGATGGGTTAACAGTTGTGGGTTTTGGGACTAACCCTGATGGTCTGACTGAAGCTTGGATTGCTCGTTTAGATGGAAAACCAGTTCCTCCAGGAACAACTCCTACCAATCCGCTTCTCCCTACTCCAAATCCAAGCAACCCCGACGGCTTTACCTTTCCTGGTGTTCCCGTCGGTGATAATGGATTCGGTACAACTAACCCCATCTTTTTCGATCCCATTGTGTCGGTAGGATATGATTATTCAGTGACAGGCGGCCCCTTATTCGCCTCTGTTTTAATCCCTAATGCTCTCCCCCAAGGCGACAGTAACTTTACCTTAGAATTACCCGGATTTGGCAATTATTCTCTAGTTGCGGGAACGACTTTCAACTTGTTGGGTGTTAATCCCCTTGGCTTTAGTGATTTTCGCATCAGTGATATCGATCCTGCGGAAATGCTCGATCCAACTAATCCTACTGCTTTTGTGACGGGGTTAACATTTACTGCTGCTGGAACAGTAACAGTCACCCAAAACCCCATTATTCAAAATACTGGTGGCGTTAGTGTTCCTGAACCGTCCAATTTATTGGGTTTAGGATTACTCGGATTCGGTGCTTTCTTGACGGGAAAATTAAATAAGAAGCAAGCCAAAAAAGACTCTTAA